Proteins encoded in a region of the Oscillospiraceae bacterium MB24-C1 genome:
- a CDS encoding GNAT family N-acetyltransferase, whose protein sequence is MNTPFLETTRLLLRPFCEDDAQNVFDCWESDPDVSKYMFWRSHNDIEKTKEWVKSEIEQISSDAWYRWAVTEKHTGVLIGTGLIYFEPEYNLFEVGYNFGKQYWGQGFATESMREIINFAKNDLQIKELVGRYAKDNPASGNILKKLGFNYCRDIPYEANAGKVRYEGIECRLYLR, encoded by the coding sequence ATGAATACACCATTTTTGGAAACAACGAGACTTTTACTTAGACCATTTTGTGAAGATGATGCGCAAAATGTATTTGACTGTTGGGAAAGTGACCCCGATGTTTCAAAATATATGTTTTGGCGTAGCCATAATGATATAGAAAAGACTAAGGAATGGGTTAAGTCCGAAATCGAGCAAATATCTTCAGACGCCTGGTATAGGTGGGCGGTAACAGAAAAGCATACAGGCGTTTTAATCGGTACAGGGCTGATTTATTTTGAACCGGAATACAACTTATTTGAAGTGGGATATAATTTTGGGAAACAATATTGGGGACAAGGCTTTGCAACGGAATCAATGCGTGAAATAATTAATTTTGCCAAAAATGATTTGCAAATTAAAGAGCTGGTCGGAAGATATGCAAAAGATAATCCGGCTTCCGGCAATATTCTAAAAAAGCTAGGGTTTAATTATTGCAGGGATATTCCTTATGAAGCGAATGCGGGTAAAGTACGTTATGAAGGAATAGAATGTCGTCTATATTTGCGTTAA
- the recG gene encoding ATP-dependent DNA helicase RecG, whose amino-acid sequence MGLTLNDSVTKINGVGPKKALLYHRLGIDSVRRLLLHLPRSYVDLTRISTIAQCGFGNPYVIRAEVLKKSREQRIRKGLSIFKVEVGDGEETLLLTFFNTRFVVDSLKVGQSYLFYGIMGGTLIKREISAPQILSDRWLGRLMPVYPVCAGLSSRAVAQDVQRALAALSEPVTDTLPQDVRENAGLPTLDEAVRIVHAPESLPQCEAARGRILFEELLVFSAAMLRLRSSRCDQKTAPMVSGEMRRFFDSLPFTPTGGQFAAIEDIDRDLSSGNVMNRLIQGDVGSGKTLVAAAAAYIVWQNGKQTALMAPTELLAEQHYKTLTQLLTPFGIRVALMTGSLKAKERRVQDAWVASGERDVIVGTHALLSGSTEFASLGLVITDEQHRFGVAQRAALTAKGNAVHTLVMSATPIPRTLSLILYGDLDVSLIKELPPGRTPVATYRIDSAKRLRAFSFICERLNEGRQAYIVCPLVSAQDEETQQTQPGPPLHAAEDYAKTLAVGVFKAYTVGLLHGKMKPADKERVMARFAAGEIQLLVSTTVIEVGVDVPNAAVMLIENAERFGLSQLHQLRGRVGRGKHSAYCILVTDSKSQATAERLAAIAATNDGFRIAEEDLRLRGPGDILGARQHGLPGLENADLAQDAALFLKAQQVAATLLREDPDLSRPDHGGIAQGVNRLIAQVGERPN is encoded by the coding sequence ATGGGGCTAACGTTGAACGACAGCGTGACTAAAATCAATGGCGTCGGCCCTAAAAAGGCCCTGCTCTACCACAGACTGGGCATTGACAGTGTGCGCCGTTTGCTGCTACATCTGCCGCGAAGCTATGTTGATTTAACGCGCATTTCCACAATTGCGCAATGCGGATTTGGAAACCCCTACGTTATACGTGCCGAAGTTTTGAAGAAATCACGTGAACAGCGGATTAGAAAAGGGTTGTCTATTTTTAAGGTAGAGGTTGGAGATGGTGAAGAAACGCTTCTACTCACTTTTTTTAACACCCGTTTTGTGGTAGATTCCCTCAAAGTAGGACAAAGCTATTTGTTTTACGGCATCATGGGTGGCACACTTATTAAACGCGAGATCAGTGCGCCTCAGATTCTGTCGGACCGTTGGCTGGGGCGGTTAATGCCGGTGTACCCCGTTTGTGCGGGACTTTCCTCTCGCGCGGTGGCGCAGGATGTGCAACGGGCGCTGGCCGCACTCTCTGAGCCGGTGACGGATACACTGCCGCAGGATGTGCGTGAGAATGCCGGGTTGCCCACGCTGGATGAAGCCGTCCGTATCGTACATGCACCGGAGTCGCTGCCTCAATGTGAGGCGGCGCGTGGGCGCATTTTATTTGAAGAGCTACTGGTTTTCTCTGCCGCTATGTTGCGGCTGCGTTCATCTCGGTGTGACCAAAAAACAGCACCGATGGTATCGGGCGAGATGCGAAGGTTCTTCGATAGTCTGCCGTTTACGCCCACCGGAGGACAGTTTGCGGCTATTGAGGACATTGATCGCGATCTTTCATCTGGAAATGTAATGAACCGACTTATTCAGGGAGACGTAGGCTCAGGTAAGACGCTAGTAGCGGCAGCAGCGGCTTACATTGTGTGGCAGAACGGCAAACAGACGGCGCTGATGGCGCCGACCGAGCTTCTTGCCGAACAGCACTACAAAACATTGACGCAACTGCTTACACCTTTTGGAATCCGTGTTGCACTGATGACTGGATCGCTTAAAGCCAAGGAACGACGTGTGCAGGATGCGTGGGTAGCGTCAGGCGAACGCGATGTCATCGTCGGCACGCATGCGCTGTTGTCCGGCAGCACCGAATTTGCGTCGCTGGGACTGGTAATCACCGATGAGCAGCACCGGTTTGGGGTGGCGCAGCGCGCTGCACTCACCGCAAAGGGGAATGCGGTACACACGCTGGTTATGAGCGCTACGCCAATTCCGCGTACGCTATCGCTGATTTTGTACGGCGATCTTGACGTGTCGCTAATCAAAGAGCTGCCACCCGGCAGAACACCGGTGGCAACCTATCGCATTGACTCCGCCAAGCGGTTGCGCGCTTTCAGTTTTATTTGCGAGAGGTTAAACGAGGGGCGTCAGGCGTATATCGTCTGTCCACTGGTCAGTGCGCAGGACGAAGAAACACAGCAAACGCAGCCGGGCCCTCCACTACACGCCGCTGAGGACTACGCCAAGACACTCGCTGTAGGCGTATTCAAAGCTTACACTGTTGGTCTATTACATGGTAAAATGAAGCCCGCGGATAAAGAGCGCGTGATGGCGCGCTTTGCCGCAGGTGAAATACAGTTGTTGGTTTCGACAACGGTCATTGAGGTTGGAGTAGATGTTCCCAACGCGGCTGTTATGCTCATTGAGAATGCCGAACGCTTTGGCCTTTCACAGCTGCACCAGCTGCGTGGGCGGGTGGGGCGCGGCAAACACAGCGCCTATTGCATTCTCGTTACCGATTCTAAAAGTCAGGCAACTGCAGAGCGTTTGGCGGCTATTGCCGCTACAAACGATGGCTTTCGCATCGCGGAAGAGGATTTACGCCTACGTGGCCCGGGTGATATCCTAGGCGCCCGACAGCATGGTCTGCCCGGGCTGGAGAATGCCGATCTGGCGCAGGATGCCGCGCTGTTTTTAAAGGCGCAGCAGGTAGCAGCCACGCTACTGAGGGAAGATCCTGATTTGAGCCGACCTGATCACGGCGGCATTGCGCAGGGTGTTAACCGTTTGATTGCGCAGGTGGGAGAACGCCCAAATTGA
- a CDS encoding tyrosine-type recombinase/integrase translates to MTVDAVLSTFLLDQQVKGNSINTVSFYRSCIGYFVSFVGNDFDVSGLTLPMLKSYYVSLSGRNLSSVTIQTYVRALRCFLSWCYDEEYCSVDFSQKFRLPKAKRKVIDTLTDSEVRQLMSCFNLRYNIHLRNYCICCLMLDCGLRMNEAVTLTVSALHLSDGYIVVEGKGNKQRIVPLGLQSRKVLLKYLSHRPALAATDRLFLMGDMRPISLGTVKQLFRKLKKRSGIPRLKAHLLRHTFATRFLENGGDIYALQQILGHTSLEMVKRYVHTTPRKTVSKFLDFSPLDNLI, encoded by the coding sequence ATGACCGTTGATGCTGTCCTTTCAACATTTTTGCTTGACCAGCAAGTAAAGGGCAATTCTATAAATACTGTTTCGTTTTATCGTTCCTGTATTGGTTACTTCGTGTCGTTTGTTGGGAACGATTTCGACGTATCTGGTCTGACGCTGCCAATGTTGAAAAGCTACTATGTTTCTTTATCTGGTCGTAACTTAAGCAGCGTGACGATTCAGACCTATGTTCGGGCATTAAGGTGTTTTCTGTCTTGGTGCTATGATGAGGAATATTGCTCTGTGGATTTTTCGCAGAAGTTCCGATTGCCCAAAGCGAAACGAAAAGTTATTGATACGCTGACGGATTCCGAAGTTCGCCAGCTTATGAGCTGCTTTAATCTGCGCTATAACATTCATCTGCGGAATTATTGCATTTGCTGCCTGATGCTAGACTGTGGTTTGAGAATGAATGAAGCTGTAACTCTTACAGTTTCGGCCTTGCATCTGTCTGACGGATATATCGTTGTTGAGGGAAAAGGAAACAAGCAGCGTATTGTTCCATTAGGGCTACAATCCCGAAAGGTCTTGCTGAAGTATCTTTCGCACCGCCCAGCTTTAGCGGCAACAGATCGGCTGTTTCTCATGGGTGATATGCGGCCGATCTCCCTTGGTACAGTTAAGCAGCTTTTCCGCAAGCTTAAAAAGCGTTCTGGAATCCCAAGACTAAAAGCACATCTGTTGCGCCATACCTTCGCTACACGGTTCTTAGAGAACGGTGGGGATATTTATGCGCTGCAACAGATATTAGGCCATACTTCGCTCGAAATGGTAAAGCGATATGTCCACACTACACCTCGAAAAACCGTGTCAAAATTCTTGGACTTTAGTCCGCTGGACAATCTCATTTGA